A genomic region of Zalophus californianus isolate mZalCal1 chromosome 1, mZalCal1.pri.v2, whole genome shotgun sequence contains the following coding sequences:
- the LSMEM2 gene encoding leucine-rich single-pass membrane protein 2 encodes MPEETQEDTVALTPSPRSRAPLAPNHIQEVRLHQVESISDLHGGGSLRPYPAEAAQPWDELLGILPPSLCAQAGCGPGQGRGSVLVLLALLALTCLALAILAVYLSVLQSESLRMLAHTLHTQEETLLKLRLASLSQLRRLNSSEAQAPS; translated from the exons ACACCGTGGCACTGACACCGAGCCCCAGGAGCAGGGCGCCCCTTGCCCCCAACCACATACAGGAGGTGCGTCTGCACCAGGTGGAGTCCATCAGCGACCTACACGGCGGAG GTTCGCTGCGCCCCTACCCGGCCGAGGCGGCACAGCCATGGGACGAGCTCCTGGGCATCTTGCCACCGTCACTGTGCGCCCAGGCTGGCTGCGGCCCCGGGCAAGGCAGGGGAAGCGTCCTGGTGCTGCTGGCTCTGCTGGCGCTCACCTGCCTGGCACTCGCCATCCTAGCCGTCTACCTGAGCG TTCTGCAGAGTGAGTCCCTCCGCATGCTGGCGCACACACTGCACACCCAGGAGGAGACGCTACTCAAACTCCGGCTTGCCAGCCTCAGCCAGCTGCGGAGGCTTAACTCCAGTGAGGCCCAAGCACCCAGCTGA